The genomic stretch CAACCTGATGCTGGAGTTCATTTTGGACAACTGATTGCTTATGGAAAGGCAGACATTGATGGTGGAGCGGTTGATTTTTCTTCGCTGATGGCGGGTGGAGATGCTGTTTTGAAGAGTGGCAGCCTTGATGCTGGCACATTGATGACAGGGTTAGATTTTGTTGCCTCTCAGGCAAGTCCTTCGAATCCTTCCGGTGATCTTGTTTTTTATGATAAAGGTTCTCTTTCGATCACAGCAGAAAAAGGGATAAAGGTTGGACATATTATCAGTGGTGAAAATATTGACCTTTTTGCTGGCAACGATATTTATTATGATCAGATCATAGGCTACGGCACAGCAACACTGACATCGGTATCAGGAGGGATTAGTGTTGAGAATGTGCTGTCTGTTCTGGGGGATGTGAGGTTGACAGCACCGAGACTGGATTTAAGCAATAATCGTTCTCATATTTACACGCCTCAAACGCTGTATTTAATTGCAGATCATATTGATGTTTCGGGAAGCGAATTAACGTATGGTGGTTTAGATTTTAACAGCACCAATGCCCTTGATATTCACCATGCACGGTTGCAAGCCGTGACAGATGAGGGTGGGACGGGAGATATTCTTTTTGTAGCACCAGGTGTTCTGGTTGATGAGGCAACATCAGTTTTAGCGGCACGAGATTTTGCCATCAAAACAGGGGAGCTTCACAATAGTGGTCAATTGGCAGCGGGTCAGAATTTAGCCTTTAGCGTGACGGGGGATTTGACCAACAGCAAAACGGGATTAATCTATGTGAAGGGCCATGGTGCTCTCAAAGTTGATGGGGCTTTGTTGAATGATGCTGGTGTCGTTATGGCAGAGGGTGATTTATCTTTTACCAATGTGGCGGGTACTGGAAAAAGCCTTTCCCTTGTCAATAAAGCAGGCTTGATTCAAGCCGGTGGAAACTTATTGATCCAAACCAAAACCTTGCAAAATGAAGCCGATAGTACGCCGGTCATCACGGAAAAAAAGGAATATAGGGATATTTCTTTCCAAAAACCAGAAGGTTCTGATCAGCTCAGTGATGGGATGTTATATCAGGAGGACCCCAATCTTTGGGGAAAGGGGCACGAACATCAAGACGATAAACTAATAGGGAAAGGGCACGTAGAACTTTACTTAGATATTCCACTTTGGAATAGCAAAGAAGAAACCTATGGCACGGCAACATTGAAAAATGGAACAGTCTATAAGGCTTTTACTTGGGAACATAAGTCTATAAAGAAGGAATTTTCTGTACACCACTATAAATGGAATGGTGATAGCTGGGGAGGATGGTTTTTACCAAACAAAAACTGGTCCCATATGACAGAGGAGACTGTCACGCAGACGTTTTCGCATAAACCGGCAGCTCAGGGGATGATACAATCTCACGGCAATCTTATTATTAACGCTGATGATATTGAGAATCACTACAGCATCATAGAAGCGGGTGGAAATGCGGATATCCAAGCCAAGACGCTGACTAATTTGGGGGCGACAACTTATAAAAATGTCTATCTTGGCTGTCAGGCCAATACGGATGCTTATTGTTATGCCTATAACGCTGATGGCAGTCGTAATGGTAGTCTCGATATAGACAATGGGAGTATTCGTCATATAAGTTCAGAAGTGACAGATACCGTTTCTGGTCTTGTTCAAGCGGGTGGCACGTTGAATTTGGTGGTCGATCAACTCAACAACAAGGCAGCCGAAGGGTCCATTACAGGGGATGCGCATTTTGAAGCCAAAGCGGTTGGAGGTAATCCACTGGAGGCGCTGAACGGTTTAACCGGGGCTGGTGCTTTGTTTACACCCAAAGTGGATCTCAATAATTCAGGGGATCTTTCTGAGGGGCTTCCTTTGCCAAAGCCCCAATCGGGGGGTGTTGGGGGCACGCTGCCCAACCAGAATTTCATTTATGAAACGAGAGCAGATTTCCTTGATGTCGGTAAGTTTTATGGTTCAGCCTATTTTTTGAACAGAATTGGTTATAAGCCAGATCGGGAGATTTTCTTCTTAGGGGATGCTTATTTTGAAAAGCAACTGATTGAAAAACAAATGCGTGATCTTGTGGGTCAAGGTTTGGGTAAAGGCGCCTTTATTCCAGGCAGTGATGCCATTGAACAAGTCAAAAGCCTGCTGGATGTCGGGGCAGAATATGCCAAAGCCCACAATCTTGTCTTTGGTGAACCTTTAAGTGAAGAACAATTGGCAAGTTTAGAAGCACCGATGGTGATTTATGTTCGTCAACAGGTCAAGGGCATGGATGTTTATGCACCGGTGCTTTACATTCCAGAAAAAGACAGAGCCTCCTTTGTTTCTGCTGGAGCTTTGATCATGGGGGATGATGTCAATATCACCAGCCAAAATACAAGCACTTCAACGATTATCAATTCAGGGCGGATTGCGGCAAACCACCAATTGCATGTGCATGGCGGGGATATCCTCAGTCAAGGGGGGCATTTTGCTGCTGGTGGTGATGCTGTTTTGCTTGCAGAAAACAATATTCGTTTGGATGCAGGGCGCACAATGGTTGATGGTGTGGAAACTGTTTTAAACACCAATGCGCTTTCTACTGGGGGCAATGCGACAGTTTTCGCTAAGCAAGATATCACAGCCTCAGGGGTGAAGGTCACCACAGGGGGTGATCTTGCTATGGTTACAGAAGAAGGTAACTTAACGATAGGCGCAGCAGAAACCCATCACCACAGCGAGCATAGTGATGCCTCTATGCATCAACAATCAGAAGTTAATTCTGGCGGCTCAACGACGCTTGTCTCTGGAAAAGATTTGCATGTTTTAGGCTCTGAGGTTCAAGCAACGGATAACCTTTTCTTACAAGCAAAAGAAAACGTTTCGATTGATGCCACGCGCAACAGTGCCAATAGCCATCGGGGGGAACAAACCTCCCATGTTGCTGTGCACAATGGCTCTCATTTAAGTTCTGGAAAAGATACCACTGTTCTCTCTGGAAAAGATATCCATGTTTCTGCGTCCGATATCGATGCGAAGGGCAATGTTGCTCTTGGTGCTCAAGGGGATATCACAATAGATACCAAATCCGATGAGATGGAGTATCATCTTCAGAATAAAAACCTTAAAGTGGATATGCAAGCCTCGCGAGCCGTTGGCTCTTCGATCAATGCTGGGGGTGATATCACCGCTATTGCAGGGCAAGATGGCAAACCACATGATCTCACCATCACGGGCAGTTCTGTTACGGCTGATGGCAAGGTGGGGTTGAAAGCCAGCCACGATATTCTCATCAACAATGCGGAAAATAGTTTACAGTATGAGATGTCCTACCATAAAGAGGGGGGAGCATTTAGTAGCAGCAAATCCCAGCATAACAAGATTGATGCGACCCAAGTTTCCGGTTCACTCATATCGGGGGGCAAAGGCGTTGCCATTGATTCAGGAAACAACACGAAAGTTGTTGCCTCGATACTCACAGCCGGCAAGATAGGGGAGACTTCAGGAGAAAAAACGCCAGAAGACCAAGCAAAAGCCGATATTACCATTCACTCTGGTGGTAATATTCTCATCAAAGGGGCGCAAGAAAAGTATGATCAGCAAGCACAATCGTCAGAAAGTGGATTTTTGAGTAGCAAATCTTCCGATACATCTCAATCCCATACAACAACGGTTTCCTCCATTCTTGGGGCGACGGGCAACATTATTACGCAATCAGACAAAGAGACCACAATCACGGCTTCTCATATGATTGCCAATGAAGATATCAATGTGGCAGGACAAAGCGTGACGATTGATGGCATGACAGACCATCATGAGAGCCATTCAGAAACTCATGAAACGGGTTTTGGTGTGGGATCAGGCAAGGGCTTTGTTTCGATCTACGGGAGTGAGGGAAAGGTGCAAAATGAAGAAAGTTTTGAACATCAAGGCTCTTCGCTCAATGGTAAAAATATCACTATCACCGCCGAAAAAGAAGATGTGAACGTGGTAGGTTCTGATTTTAATGCACGAGAAAATATTAATGTTTCGGCAGCCCATGATATCAATGTTTTGCCTGGTCACAATAGCCATAGCACAAGCTCAAAGGAAGAACGTACAGGTTTTGGTTTTCAGTTTGAAAAGAGCAAAAGTGGTGCTTCTGTGGGTGTGGGGGTTGCGGGCGCCAAGGATAAAGGCGATCAATGGGAAAATACGAATACGCCGTCCAATTTCCATGCGGGCAATGATGCGAATTTTAATGCTGGCAATGATGTGAATTTTAAAGCGGCAAATGTTTCGGCAGACCGTGATGTCAACGTTAATGCTGGCAATAATATCACCCTATCGGAAAGCTATGATACCTCTAATGTACAAGAAACACATGAAAAAACCTTTGCCGGTGTGACAGCCTCTGCGGATATTGGTGTTCTTGGCACGGTACAAGGGCTAAAAGATTCAGCAGACCGCATGAATAATAAGGATGGAAATAACACAGTTATGAATGGCATCCTGACCGGCATGAAAATCAATCACCTCTTTACCAAAGGCAGGGAGTTTGTTGATTGGTTGAGTGGTAATACAGGGGAAAGGGGAAATATAACCAAAGGATTGAGCAGTTCATTAGGTGGATTTGGAGGTTCTACCAAAGATGTTCTTGCCAATATGGCTGGTGCATCTGGCAGTGTGAGCGTGGGCTTTAAGAGCGAGAAAGCAGAAGCCTCTTCTCAAGTCTCCACAGCGACGACGACGACAATAGAAGGGAGGCGTTCTGTTAACATAAATGCTCACAACGGCAATATCCATGGTGTTGGAGCCGACATTATCGCCGGCACAAACCCGATTTATGTTCTGGACAATGATGCACAGAGCGGGAATATTAATATGACAGCGGGGCAAAATATCACCTTTGAAAGTGCAAAAAACACACAAAGCACACAAAACAACAATGAAAGTACTTCCATGAGTGTGGGCTATGGTTATGGCACGGGGGGGGCAGGGGCAACAGGCAGTGCTGCTTTTAGTCAAGGGGAAGGTTCCAGTGATGAAGTGCACCACAAGAACAGCCATATTATAGGCACCGGCACGGTTCATACCAACAGTGGGCAAAACACCACACTGAATGGCGCCGTGGTTTCTGCAAACCGTGTAGAGATGAGTGTTGGAGGTGATTTCAGCATTACTAGCCAGAGCGATACCGGAAAAACTTCCAGCAAGCAAAATTCTGTTTCTGTTGGTTTTGGTGCTGGAGCAACGGGTGGCGGAGGTTCAATGAGCGCCTCTTTGAACAAGGATAAATCCTCTAGTGATTATCACAGTGTTGTAGAGCAATCAGGCATCAAAGCAGAGGCGGGCGGTTTTGATATTACAGTTACGGGGACAACAAACTTGACCGGAGGCATTATTGCGAGCAGTGCCTCAGCGGATAAAAATAGTCTGACCACCGGAAGCATTACGACGAGTGATATCACCAACAGTGCCCATGCGACAGCCAGCAGCCATGGTTTTAGCCTTTCTGGAAATGACACGATAAAAAATATTACCAAGAATGTTTTAAACCATGGCAAAGCCAAGGATGGCGCAGAAGGAGAAACCAAATCCGCTATCAGTGATGGAACCATCATCCTAACCAATACAACTGGCCAAAGGTCCATGGGGCAAGATGCTGGAGAAATCATTGGTTCTCTCAACCGCAATACTGCAACAGCCCATCAGGCTGTTGCACCAATAGACGCCACATCCCTTGAGGGAGCAGTGCATAATCGCTTAGACATGATCAATGATTTATCCGATGAGGGATTGGGATATTTTTATAAAATTTACAAAATCGCTTATGCCACAAAACATCCTGAAGGAGAAGTTGCGCATGATGAAAATGGCAATGTCCTCTATTTAACCGATGAAAATGGAAAACCTATAAAAGGCAATGATGGAAAATATATTACTCTGTATCATTTTTTAAAACCAGAGGAAGAAAATCATTTACAAAAAGGCTCTGATGGCGAGGTTCATATGTTTTATAATGGTATTTTTACCTCCCCCGATGATGCCGCGCGTTATGCCGTCCAATTTGCTGACAACGATCATGGTCATCTGTATTTTACATATTTCCCGCAAGATAAAGACATGCTAGTAGAGGTTGGTATAGCGGTTTTTCAGAAGTTTTTTGAAGGTACATTTTTCTTTGGATTGACCAATTCGACCAAGAAGTTCCAGAATACAATGTATCTTTATGGCAATGACGGATTACGTATTGATGGGCACAGCCGTGGTAGTATGACGGTAGGTAACGGAATGCATGATTTTGAAAAGCGTGGTATTCACGGTATAGCAGGCAACACGAGTATCAATCTTTTTGGTCCAGCTTACAACGCTCAATCGATGGCTAATACACTCGATTATTTAAGTGATGGCAAGCAAACCTCTGTCGGTTTAGAAAACCACGCATATGACTTTGTTGGTATAAAGTTTGGTGGAAATCCTGCTACTTTTGATAAGATCCCTTCAGGGAGTAGTCCTGGGAACGAGGCATGGAGAATATTTACGACTTATCCTACTGTCCATGCTTGTTATGGTCATGCAAGCGATGTGTGTACATCGTTCTATGGCTCATCTCATCGTATACAAATTAATTCAATTCAATCAGGGGGCAAGAAATGAAATACATCTTAAAATTATTGAGTGTGCTTGTTTTATTTATGATAGCTGGATGTAATTTTTTTAAGCCTTCTCCAGGGTATCTCAGTATGTGGGAAAAGCCAGGGGCAGATTTTACAGAGGTAGGAAAAGCCTTGTTAGAATGTGGCATGCCAACCCCTTATGATGAGGATTCAGAAAACAGAAAGGTAAGCATTAATGCAAAAGCGACAATTTATGCTTGCATGATTCAATCAGGATTTCGCTATAAAAATGAGGAACTTTCGAGGATAGGAGGATGGTGTTATACATTTAGAGAAGAAAACCTTCCCATTTGCCAACCTGGTGCTGTCATCCCAAAACGGAGTGTCAAAAAGCGCTTAAACAGCCCTTTTTGTAAAAGGTACAAAAATGCAGATGAATGCCAACCCTAACAACACAACACCATTCGCAAAGCGTTTTAATGAGAATGTTGGCTTTGGTGCTGGAGCAACGGGTGGTGGAGGTTCAATGAGCGCCTCTTTCCAAAAGGACAAATCCTCTAGTGATTATCACAGTGTTGTGGAGCAATCCGGCATTAAAACCGGTAATGGCGGTTTTGATATTACAGTGGCGGGTGCAACAACCATGACCGGAGGAATTATTGATAGCACCGCACCGGCGAACAAAAATAAACTGACTACAGGAACCATTAAAACGAGTGATATTACCAACAGTGCGCATGCTCAAGCTAACAGCGATGGGATCAGTATTTCTGCGGGAGGTCCCATGTATCAAGGCAAATACGGTGTCGGGAAAAACATTGCCAAGAATGTTTTAGATCATGCAAAAGCCAAAGATTCAGAGGAAGGCTATACCAAATCCGCCATTAGTGATAGCACCATTGTGCTGACAAATGAAGCAGGGCAAAAGGCGTTGACGGGGCAAGATGTGGAACAAGCCATCGCCTCCCTTAACCGTGATACTGCCAACGCCCATAAGGGTGTACAACAGCTTGATGTTGCCAAGCTGGAACGAATCGTCCATGAAAACCGTGAAATGGCAACACAACTGCTGGAAGAAGGGTTTAAATACAGCGATGACTCCTATAAAACCATGTTTATCAAAGAGCACCCCATCGCTGTGGTCGACCGTGATGAACAGGGCAATACAATCTATAAAACAGATGAAAATGGAGAACCTATAGAAGACGCTCGTGGACAAAAAATCCCTAAGTTTCATTATTTAACGGATGAGGAAAAGCAGCATTTGCAAGCCGGCTCTGATGGCAAGGTTCATGTGTCCCTCAATGGTATCTTTACTCCACCAGAGGAAGCTGCTGTTTATGCGGAGCAACATGCGAAGGATCAAAATGCACCGCTTTATTTTGTTGTGTTTCCAGAAGCCGATTCTGCTATTTCAGAACTTCTGGTCGCGGGATACCAGAAGTTTATGGAAAATAACTTTTGGGGTTTGACCAATTCAACCCAAGAAGCAAAAGATCTGATGTCTCGCTATGGGAACACAGGATTGCATTTTGATGCCCATAGTCGTGGTAGTTTGACAAACTTGAATATGATGAATTCTTTCAAGCAAGAAGGTATCAATGATGTAGCTGGCAATACAACGATCAGTTTCTATGGACCAGCGGCTAATGTTTTGGCGGCATCAGATCTGTTAAAGTATGTGAGTGGTGGCAAACAAACCACAATTGGTTTTGATGGTCATAGATATGACTTTGTCAGCAGAATTATCGGCGGCAATGGCTATACCTACGAGACAATACCTACTGGTAGTAGCATGTGGAAAGAATGGCGGAGAATGTTCACAAATCCCAATAGCGTTCATACTTGTCTTGGACATGCGAGTCCAAAATGTAGATATGATTATGGTCTATCTCATCTAAAACAATTTCCTTTAAGTAAATCATGGAGCAAAAAATGAAACAAACTCTAAAGCTATTAGGTGCGGTAGTTTTGTTGATCATAACAGGATGTCAATTTAACAAACCTCCTCTAGGAGAGGTGGCAGCGTGGAAGAAACCAGGAGCAGATTCTACAGAAGTAGGAAAAGCCTTGTTAGAATGTGGAATGCCAACTCCTTATTATACCGATCCAGAAAGCAGAAAACTTAGTATCAATGCATGGGCAAAAATTCATGCGTGTATGGTTCAATCAGGTTTTCATTATGAAAATGAACATGAGGGTGGGTGGTGTTATACTTTTAGAGAAGAAAACCTTCCGATTTGTCGACCAGGGGCTGTTGTTCCACAGAGAAGTGTCAAAAAGCGCTTAAACAGTCCTTTTTGTAAAAAGTATAAAAATAGCCGTAAATGCCAACCTTAACAGCGCAAAACCATTCGCAAAGCGTTTTAATGAGAATGTTGGTTTTGGTGCTGGAGCAACGGGTGGCGGAGGTTCAATGAGCGCCTCTTTGAACAAGGATAAATCCTCTAGTGATTATCACAGTGTTGTAGAGCAATCAGGCATCAAAGCAGAGGCGGGCGGTTTTGATATTACAGTTACGGGGACAACAAACTTGACCGGAGGCATTATTGCGAGCAGTGCCTCAGCGGATAAAAATAGTCTGACCACCGGAAGCATTACGACGAGTGATATCACCAACAGTGCCCATGCGACAGCCAGCAGCCATGGTTTTAGCCTTTCTGGAAATGACACGATAAAAAATATTACCAAGAATGTTTTAAACCATGGCAAAGCCAAGGATGGCGCAGAAGGAGAAACCAAATCCGCTATCAGTGATGGAACCATCATCCTAACCAATACAACTGGCCAAAGGTCCATGGGGCAAGATGCTGGAGAAATCATTGGTTCTCTCAACCGCAATACTGCAACAGCCCATCAGGCTGTTGCACCAATAGACGCCACATCCCTTGAGGGAGCAGTGCATAATCGCTTAGACATGATCAATGATTTATCCGATGAGGGATTGGGATATTTTTATAAAATTTACAAAATCGCTTATGCCACAAAACATCCTGAAGGAGAAGTTGCGCATGATGAAAATGGCAATGTCCTCTATTTAACCGATGAAAATGGAAAACCTATAAAAGGCAATGATGGAAAATATATTACTCTGTATCATTTTTTAAAACCAGAGGAAGAAAATCATTTACAAAAAGGCTCTGATGGCGAGGTTCATATGTTTTATAATGGTATTTTTACCTCCCCCGATGATGCCGCGCGTTATGCCGTCCAATTTGCTGACAACGATCATGGTCATCTGTATTTTACATATTTCCCGCAAGATAAAGACATGCTAGTAGAGGTTGGTATAGCGGTTTTTCAGAAGTTTTTTGAAGGTACATTTTTCTTTGGATTGACCAATTCGACCAAGAAGTTCCAGAATACAATGTATCTTTATGGCAATGACGGATTACGTATTGATGGGCACAGCCGTGGTAGTATGACGGTAGGTAACGGAATGCATGATTTTGAAAAGCGTGGTATTCACGGTATAGCAGGCAACACGAGTATCAATCTTTTTGGTCCAGCTTACAACGCTCAATC from Bartonella kosoyi encodes the following:
- a CDS encoding hemagglutinin repeat-containing protein, whose product is MGHEKREERAKLLSVLISSTMLKKVLFGGLGFSCLLVPSGLQAQIAVDANANAAHRPDIVAAPNGVPSIDIVTPNSSGLSHNKYNDFNIGNGGVIWNNHAQEVGQSQLGGIMPGNPHLRVTGSAKVILNEVTSSKRSALHGPGEVFGRPADVIIANPNGISCDGCGFINTPHATLTTGVAEIDASGFLKGFVVRGGDITFGTKGANFFSGKGAVDIVDIVSRTVHFEGPVAGKDIGVVAGTGRYDYASREMKELTDITGKPEYAIDGSALGALQADQIKLVATEKGVGVRMRHDMAANAGQLHLSADGKISLQNAFGHGGVSLKSKSQSILAKHITSKKHIDIAAKKDVTLETVGADGHFTAEAQEGFLTIAGQATSGGNMKLSSREAIKVSGLGAGADMAFETGGDLTIAGTVLSGGNLKAHAGGDIRAYLLAGGVDMAATGAAGNLVLGSHGGVDLQSSQGAIVAESIYGAGDITLVSHNGLSVSQTILSHDNVVIHTQPDAGVHFGQLIAYGKADIDGGAVDFSSLMAGGDAVLKSGSLDAGTLMTGLDFVASQASPSNPSGDLVFYDKGSLSITAEKGIKVGHIISGENIDLFAGNDIYYDQIIGYGTATLTSVSGGISVENVLSVLGDVRLTAPRLDLSNNRSHIYTPQTLYLIADHIDVSGSELTYGGLDFNSTNALDIHHARLQAVTDEGGTGDILFVAPGVLVDEATSVLAARDFAIKTGELHNSGQLAAGQNLAFSVTGDLTNSKTGLIYVKGHGALKVDGALLNDAGVVMAEGDLSFTNVAGTGKSLSLVNKAGLIQAGGNLLIQTKTLQNEADSTPVITEKKEYRDISFQKPEGSDQLSDGMLYQEDPNLWGKGHEHQDDKLIGKGHVELYLDIPLWNSKEETYGTATLKNGTVYKAFTWEHKSIKKEFSVHHYKWNGDSWGGWFLPNKNWSHMTEETVTQTFSHKPAAQGMIQSHGNLIINADDIENHYSIIEAGGNADIQAKTLTNLGATTYKNVYLGCQANTDAYCYAYNADGSRNGSLDIDNGSIRHISSEVTDTVSGLVQAGGTLNLVVDQLNNKAAEGSITGDAHFEAKAVGGNPLEALNGLTGAGALFTPKVDLNNSGDLSEGLPLPKPQSGGVGGTLPNQNFIYETRADFLDVGKFYGSAYFLNRIGYKPDREIFFLGDAYFEKQLIEKQMRDLVGQGLGKGAFIPGSDAIEQVKSLLDVGAEYAKAHNLVFGEPLSEEQLASLEAPMVIYVRQQVKGMDVYAPVLYIPEKDRASFVSAGALIMGDDVNITSQNTSTSTIINSGRIAANHQLHVHGGDILSQGGHFAAGGDAVLLAENNIRLDAGRTMVDGVETVLNTNALSTGGNATVFAKQDITASGVKVTTGGDLAMVTEEGNLTIGAAETHHHSEHSDASMHQQSEVNSGGSTTLVSGKDLHVLGSEVQATDNLFLQAKENVSIDATRNSANSHRGEQTSHVAVHNGSHLSSGKDTTVLSGKDIHVSASDIDAKGNVALGAQGDITIDTKSDEMEYHLQNKNLKVDMQASRAVGSSINAGGDITAIAGQDGKPHDLTITGSSVTADGKVGLKASHDILINNAENSLQYEMSYHKEGGAFSSSKSQHNKIDATQVSGSLISGGKGVAIDSGNNTKVVASILTAGKIGETSGEKTPEDQAKADITIHSGGNILIKGAQEKYDQQAQSSESGFLSSKSSDTSQSHTTTVSSILGATGNIITQSDKETTITASHMIANEDINVAGQSVTIDGMTDHHESHSETHETGFGVGSGKGFVSIYGSEGKVQNEESFEHQGSSLNGKNITITAEKEDVNVVGSDFNARENINVSAAHDINVLPGHNSHSTSSKEERTGFGFQFEKSKSGASVGVGVAGAKDKGDQWENTNTPSNFHAGNDANFNAGNDVNFKAANVSADRDVNVNAGNNITLSESYDTSNVQETHEKTFAGVTASADIGVLGTVQGLKDSADRMNNKDGNNTVMNGILTGMKINHLFTKGREFVDWLSGNTGERGNITKGLSSSLGGFGGSTKDVLANMAGASGSVSVGFKSEKAEASSQVSTATTTTIEGRRSVNINAHNGNIHGVGADIIAGTNPIYVLDNDAQSGNINMTAGQNITFESAKNTQSTQNNNESTSMSVGYGYGTGGAGATGSAAFSQGEGSSDEVHHKNSHIIGTGTVHTNSGQNTTLNGAVVSANRVEMSVGGDFSITSQSDTGKTSSKQNSVSVGFGAGATGGGGSMSASLNKDKSSSDYHSVVEQSGIKAEAGGFDITVTGTTNLTGGIIASSASADKNSLTTGSITTSDITNSAHATASSHGFSLSGNDTIKNITKNVLNHGKAKDGAEGETKSAISDGTIILTNTTGQRSMGQDAGEIIGSLNRNTATAHQAVAPIDATSLEGAVHNRLDMINDLSDEGLGYFYKIYKIAYATKHPEGEVAHDENGNVLYLTDENGKPIKGNDGKYITLYHFLKPEEENHLQKGSDGEVHMFYNGIFTSPDDAARYAVQFADNDHGHLYFTYFPQDKDMLVEVGIAVFQKFFEGTFFFGLTNSTKKFQNTMYLYGNDGLRIDGHSRGSMTVGNGMHDFEKRGIHGIAGNTSINLFGPAYNAQSMANTLDYLSDGKQTSVGLENHAYDFVGIKFGGNPATFDKIPSGSSPGNEAWRIFTTYPTVHACYGHASDVCTSFYGSSHRIQINSIQSGGKK
- a CDS encoding filamentous hemagglutinin, producing the protein MSASLNKDKSSSDYHSVVEQSGIKAEAGGFDITVTGTTNLTGGIIASSASADKNSLTTGSITTSDITNSAHATASSHGFSLSGNDTIKNITKNVLNHGKAKDGAEGETKSAISDGTIILTNTTGQRSMGQDAGEIIGSLNRNTATAHQAVAPIDATSLEGAVHNRLDMINDLSDEGLGYFYKIYKIAYATKHPEGEVAHDENGNVLYLTDENGKPIKGNDGKYITLYHFLKPEEENHLQKGSDGEVHMFYNGIFTSPDDAARYAVQFADNDHGHLYFTYFPQDKDMLVEVGIAVFQKFFEGTFFFGLTNSTKKFQNTMYLYGNDGLRIDGHSRGSMTVGNGMHDFEKRGIHGIAGNTSINLFGPAYNAQSMANTLDYLSDGKQTSVGLENHAYDFVGIKFGGNPATFDKIPSGSSPGNEAWRIFTTYPTVHACYGHAGRECTSFYGSSHRIQINSIQSGGKK